Proteins from one Paraburkholderia sp. BL10I2N1 genomic window:
- a CDS encoding DUF2059 domain-containing protein: protein MQKRFKQLMLLAAFVPTFAMAQALQTQQEAPAAAAAPADPAKQAAIKELLEAIDAQKLVGAIGNSAQMQAKQLVPAILSDALTENKSLTDKQKQASVPTLQKTAVPKLVDSAGQVFATDAFRQDAMQAQYDAYAKYYSTQEIKDLTTFYKSPTGRKFIQVQDQVGRDVVNGLMQKYMPQSIKATRDQADKEVASVKAPK, encoded by the coding sequence ATGCAAAAACGATTCAAGCAGTTGATGTTGCTGGCAGCTTTCGTACCGACCTTTGCGATGGCGCAGGCACTTCAGACCCAGCAGGAAGCACCGGCCGCAGCGGCGGCACCGGCAGATCCGGCGAAGCAGGCTGCGATCAAGGAACTGCTGGAAGCGATAGACGCGCAAAAGCTCGTCGGCGCGATCGGCAACAGCGCACAGATGCAGGCAAAGCAACTCGTTCCGGCGATCCTGTCGGACGCACTCACCGAAAACAAGTCGCTGACGGACAAGCAGAAGCAGGCTTCCGTCCCGACGCTGCAGAAGACCGCCGTGCCGAAGCTGGTTGACTCGGCAGGCCAGGTGTTCGCGACGGACGCATTCCGCCAGGACGCCATGCAGGCTCAGTACGACGCGTACGCCAAGTACTACAGCACGCAGGAAATCAAGGACCTGACCACTTTCTACAAGAGCCCAACCGGCCGCAAGTTCATCCAGGTGCAAGACCAGGTGGGCCGCGACGTGGTGAATGGTCTGATGCAGAAGTACATGCCGCAATCGATCAAGGCAACGCGTGACCAGGCCGACAAGGAAGTCGCTTCGGTGAAGGCTCCAAAGTAA
- the serC gene encoding 3-phosphoserine/phosphohydroxythreonine transaminase: MRVFNFSAGPAAMPEEVLRQAADEMLDWNGSGMSVMEMSHRGKEFMSIHEEALVDLRELLAVPASHRILFLQGGGLGENAIVPMNMLGRKQSIDFVITGSWSQKSFKEAQKYGTAHIAATGQTADGFTRAPSRAEWQLSDDPAYVHLCTNETIHGVETFEIPDLGDIPLVADASSHILSRPMDIAKYGVLFGGAQKNIGMAGVTVVIVREDMLNRALAMCPSAFEWKTVAENNSMYNTPPTYAIYIAGLVFKWLKKQGGLAAMEARNLEKSKLLYEAIDASRFYLNKVEHKARSRMNVPFFLADESRNEDFLAGAKARGLVQLKGHKSVGGMRASIYNAVPLEGVKALVEYMKEFEQRSA; the protein is encoded by the coding sequence ATGCGCGTCTTTAATTTCTCCGCCGGACCGGCGGCCATGCCCGAAGAAGTACTGCGCCAGGCGGCAGATGAAATGCTCGACTGGAACGGTAGCGGCATGAGCGTGATGGAAATGAGTCATCGCGGGAAAGAATTCATGTCGATCCACGAGGAAGCGCTTGTCGACCTGCGCGAACTCCTCGCAGTGCCGGCGAGCCACCGCATCCTGTTCCTGCAGGGCGGCGGTCTCGGAGAGAATGCGATCGTGCCGATGAACATGCTCGGCAGGAAGCAGAGCATCGATTTCGTGATTACCGGTTCATGGTCGCAGAAGTCCTTCAAGGAAGCGCAGAAATACGGCACCGCGCACATCGCCGCGACTGGCCAGACGGCTGATGGCTTTACGCGTGCGCCGTCGCGCGCGGAATGGCAGTTGTCGGACGATCCAGCCTACGTGCATTTGTGCACGAACGAGACGATCCACGGCGTCGAAACCTTCGAAATTCCCGATCTCGGCGATATTCCGCTTGTCGCGGACGCGTCGTCGCATATCCTGTCGCGCCCGATGGACATCGCCAAATATGGGGTCCTGTTTGGCGGTGCGCAGAAGAATATCGGCATGGCGGGCGTGACGGTCGTGATCGTGCGCGAGGACATGTTGAACCGCGCGCTCGCGATGTGCCCATCGGCATTCGAATGGAAGACCGTCGCCGAGAACAATTCGATGTACAACACGCCGCCCACGTATGCGATCTACATCGCCGGGCTCGTGTTCAAGTGGCTCAAGAAGCAGGGCGGCCTCGCGGCCATGGAAGCACGCAACCTCGAAAAGTCGAAGCTGCTCTACGAGGCGATCGATGCGAGCCGCTTCTATCTGAACAAAGTCGAGCACAAAGCGCGGTCGCGGATGAACGTACCGTTTTTTCTCGCCGACGAGTCGCGTAACGAAGATTTCCTGGCTGGCGCAAAAGCGCGCGGGCTGGTGCAGCTGAAGGGCCACAAGTCCGTCGGCGGCATGCGGGCGTCGATTTACAACGCGGTGCCGCTCGAAGGCGTTAAAGCGCTCGTCGAGTACATGAAGGAATTCGAACAGCGCAGTGCCTGA
- the pheA gene encoding prephenate dehydratase — translation MDDELNSRLKPLRDRIDAIDAQLIALLNQRAAVALEVGEVKKHFNAPVFRPEREQQVIARLQGMSDGPLADDHISAIWREIMAASRALEKPIRAAYLGPVGTYSEQAMHEYFGQSIEGLPCPSIDEVFRSVEAGAAEFGVVPVENSTEGAVSRTLDLLLQTQLVIGGELALPIHHNLLTLNGGLTGVTRVCAHAQALAQCQRWLSTHAPHLERQAVSSNAEAARMAAEDPTVAAIAGDRAATHYGLQVAYSLIQDDPHNRTRFVMIGKEPSGVSGYDQTSLILSVKNEPGALVKLLEPLARHGVSMTRFESRPARVGTWEYYFYIDIEGHRDDAAVAVALADLEKKAAFLKILGSYPRAR, via the coding sequence ATGGACGACGAACTCAACTCACGACTCAAACCGCTGCGCGATCGCATCGATGCGATCGACGCGCAACTGATTGCGCTCCTCAACCAGCGGGCGGCTGTCGCGCTCGAGGTGGGCGAGGTCAAGAAGCATTTCAACGCACCGGTGTTTCGCCCGGAACGCGAACAGCAGGTCATCGCGCGTTTGCAGGGCATGAGTGATGGCCCGCTCGCCGACGACCACATCAGCGCGATCTGGCGCGAAATCATGGCAGCCAGCCGCGCGCTCGAAAAGCCGATTCGCGCGGCGTATCTGGGGCCGGTAGGTACCTATAGCGAGCAGGCGATGCACGAATACTTCGGTCAGTCGATCGAAGGTCTGCCGTGTCCGTCGATCGACGAAGTATTCCGTTCGGTCGAAGCCGGCGCAGCCGAATTCGGTGTGGTGCCGGTCGAGAATTCGACCGAAGGTGCGGTCTCGCGCACCCTGGATCTTTTGCTGCAGACGCAGCTTGTGATCGGCGGCGAGCTTGCCCTGCCGATCCATCACAACCTGCTGACACTCAACGGGGGGCTGACGGGCGTGACGCGCGTCTGCGCGCATGCCCAGGCGCTCGCACAATGCCAGCGCTGGTTGTCGACGCATGCGCCGCATCTCGAGCGCCAGGCCGTGTCCAGCAACGCCGAAGCCGCGCGCATGGCCGCGGAAGATCCCACCGTTGCAGCCATTGCCGGCGATCGCGCTGCGACGCACTACGGCTTGCAGGTCGCGTACTCGCTGATCCAGGATGACCCGCATAACCGCACGCGCTTCGTGATGATCGGCAAGGAGCCGTCTGGCGTGAGCGGCTACGACCAGACGTCGCTGATCCTGTCGGTGAAGAACGAGCCCGGCGCGCTCGTCAAGCTGCTCGAGCCGCTCGCGCGGCACGGCGTGTCGATGACGCGTTTCGAGTCCCGTCCGGCGCGTGTCGGGACTTGGGAGTACTACTTCTACATCGATATCGAAGGCCATCGCGACGATGCGGCAGTGGCCGTTGCACTGGCCGATCTCGAGAAGAAGGCGGCCTTTCTGAAGATTCTCGGCTCGTATCCGCGCGCGCGTTGA
- the hisC gene encoding histidinol-phosphate transaminase: protein MTAQFGPSYVRAIAPYVAGKPISEVAREFGLDEANIVKLASNENPLGMPESAKRAIAQAASELGRYPDSNAFELKAALAERYDVPADWITLGNGSNDILEIAAHAFVEKNQAIIYSQYSFAVYALATQGLGARAIVVPAVKYGHDLDAMLAAITPDARLIFVANPNNPTGTFIDGPSLEAFLDKVPRDVVVVLDEAYTEYLAPEKRYDSIAWVRRYPNLLVSRTFSKAYGLAGLRVGFAIAQPELTDLLNRLRQPFNVNTLAQAAAVAALNDKAFLENSAELNAQGYRLLTDAFDRLGLEYVASGGNFVLVRVGNEDGAGNRVNVELLRQGVIVRPVGNYGLPQWLRVTIGLPAENAAFLAALEKTLATASA from the coding sequence ATGACAGCGCAATTCGGTCCTTCCTATGTCCGCGCAATCGCGCCTTACGTCGCCGGCAAGCCGATTTCGGAAGTTGCCCGCGAGTTTGGCCTCGATGAAGCGAACATCGTGAAGCTCGCGTCGAACGAAAATCCGCTCGGCATGCCCGAGTCGGCGAAGCGGGCGATCGCGCAGGCGGCGAGCGAACTGGGCCGTTATCCGGATTCGAACGCATTTGAACTGAAGGCTGCGCTCGCTGAGCGCTACGACGTGCCGGCCGACTGGATCACACTCGGCAACGGCAGCAACGACATTCTCGAAATCGCGGCACACGCGTTTGTCGAGAAAAACCAGGCGATCATCTATTCACAGTATTCGTTTGCTGTCTATGCGCTCGCTACGCAAGGTCTGGGCGCGCGCGCGATCGTTGTGCCCGCCGTGAAGTACGGCCATGACCTCGACGCAATGCTGGCCGCCATCACGCCGGACGCGCGTCTCATCTTCGTCGCGAATCCGAATAATCCGACCGGCACGTTCATCGATGGCCCGTCGCTCGAGGCGTTCCTCGACAAGGTGCCGCGCGATGTCGTCGTCGTCCTCGACGAGGCCTATACGGAATATCTGGCACCGGAAAAGCGCTACGACTCTATTGCGTGGGTGCGGCGTTATCCGAATCTGCTCGTGTCGCGTACGTTCTCCAAGGCGTATGGTCTGGCCGGATTGCGTGTCGGGTTCGCGATTGCCCAGCCTGAGCTGACCGATCTCCTGAACCGTCTGCGTCAGCCGTTCAATGTGAACACATTGGCCCAGGCCGCGGCGGTCGCTGCGCTCAATGACAAGGCGTTCCTCGAAAACAGCGCTGAACTCAATGCGCAGGGCTATCGTCTTCTGACTGACGCGTTCGACCGGCTCGGCCTCGAGTATGTGGCTTCCGGCGGCAACTTCGTGCTGGTGCGCGTCGGCAATGAGGACGGCGCGGGCAACCGCGTCAACGTCGAATTGCTGAGACAGGGCGTGATCGTGCGGCCGGTCGGTAACTATGGTTTACCGCAGTGGCTGCGTGTCACGATTGGCCTGCCTGCCGAGAACGCGGCGTTCCTCGCGGCGCTCGAAAAAACGCTGGCGACTGCATCGGCCTGA
- a CDS encoding prephenate dehydrogenase/arogenate dehydrogenase family protein — MTAVAAFSFNKLVILGVGLIGGSLARALRERDGVAGAREVIGVGRSPASTARALELGVVDGAASPGDDAAMRAALSGADLVLLAAPVAQTLALLERIAPFLDDATIVTDAGSTKSDVVAAARTALGARVRQFVPGHPIAGRESSGVDAALPDLYVDRNVVLCALPENPPEAVRRIAAMWEAAGACVHEMSAEQHDRVFAAVSHLPHVLSFALVEQILNSPDAALKFSFAAGGFRDFTRIAASSPEMWRDVCVANRAALLDELDAYTAVLARLRASIEAADGAALEAVFARSRVARTEWQERGAKMSAGDASK; from the coding sequence GTGACCGCTGTGGCCGCATTCTCTTTCAACAAGCTGGTGATTCTTGGGGTCGGGCTGATCGGCGGATCGCTCGCCCGCGCGTTGCGTGAGCGGGACGGCGTGGCGGGTGCCCGTGAGGTGATCGGCGTCGGTCGCTCGCCTGCGTCGACCGCGCGGGCGCTCGAACTCGGCGTCGTCGACGGCGCGGCGTCGCCAGGCGACGACGCGGCAATGCGCGCCGCGCTGAGCGGGGCGGACCTCGTGCTGCTCGCGGCTCCCGTTGCGCAGACCCTTGCGTTGCTGGAGCGTATCGCGCCGTTTCTCGATGACGCCACTATCGTGACCGATGCTGGCAGCACGAAGTCCGATGTCGTCGCGGCGGCTCGCACGGCGCTTGGCGCGCGAGTGAGGCAGTTCGTGCCGGGGCACCCGATCGCGGGCCGCGAATCGAGTGGCGTCGATGCCGCGCTGCCCGACCTGTACGTCGATCGCAATGTCGTGCTGTGCGCGTTGCCTGAGAATCCTCCGGAGGCCGTCCGGCGTATTGCCGCCATGTGGGAGGCAGCCGGTGCCTGTGTGCACGAGATGTCGGCGGAGCAGCATGATCGCGTGTTCGCAGCGGTGAGCCATTTGCCGCACGTGCTGTCGTTCGCGCTGGTCGAACAGATTCTCAATTCGCCGGATGCCGCACTGAAGTTTTCGTTTGCTGCGGGCGGATTTCGCGATTTCACGCGGATCGCGGCATCGAGCCCTGAAATGTGGCGCGACGTCTGCGTGGCCAACCGGGCTGCGTTACTCGATGAACTCGACGCCTATACAGCGGTGCTCGCGCGCCTGCGCGCGTCGATCGAAGCCGCCGACGGCGCCGCGCTCGAAGCCGTCTTCGCCCGTTCGCGCGTGGCGCGCACGGAATGGCAGGAGCGCGGCGCGAAGATGTCTGCCGGCGACGCCTCGAAATAA
- the aroA gene encoding 3-phosphoshikimate 1-carboxyvinyltransferase — MDYLDLGPYTRASGTVRLPGSKSISNRVLLLAALAEGETTITNLLDSDDTRVMLAALEQLGVKLKRDGDTCVVSGTRGAFTARTADLFLGNAGTAVRPLTAALAVNGGDYRVHGVPRMHERPIGDLVDGLRQIGAKIDYEANEGYPPLRIRPAKIAVDAPIRVRGDVSSQFLTALLMTLPLVKTESGVTTVEVAGELISKPYIDITIKLMARFGIEVERIGWERFTVPAGQRYKSPGQIMVEGDASSASYFLAAGALGGGPLRVEGVGRASIQGDVGFATALMKMGANVSMGDDWIEVRGVGHDHGKLEPVDMDFNLIPDAAMTIAVAALFADGTTRLRNIASWRVKETDRIAAMATELRKVGAKVEEGEDYLVVTPPARLTPGAAIDTYDDHRMAMCFSLVSLGGVSVRINDPKCVGKTFPDYFDRFTALAKP; from the coding sequence ATGGACTACCTCGATCTCGGACCTTATACCCGTGCGTCCGGCACGGTCCGCCTGCCCGGTTCGAAGAGCATTTCGAACCGCGTGTTGCTGCTCGCTGCGCTCGCTGAGGGCGAAACGACGATCACCAACCTGCTTGATTCCGACGACACCCGCGTGATGCTCGCCGCTCTCGAACAACTCGGCGTGAAGCTGAAACGTGACGGCGACACCTGCGTCGTGTCCGGCACGCGGGGCGCGTTTACTGCGCGCACCGCCGACCTGTTTCTCGGCAACGCCGGTACAGCGGTCCGTCCGCTGACGGCGGCGTTGGCGGTGAACGGCGGCGACTATCGTGTGCACGGCGTGCCGCGGATGCATGAACGGCCGATTGGCGATCTGGTCGACGGCTTGCGGCAGATCGGCGCGAAGATCGACTACGAGGCGAACGAAGGCTATCCGCCGTTGCGGATCCGCCCCGCGAAGATTGCCGTCGACGCGCCGATTCGCGTGCGCGGCGACGTCTCGAGCCAGTTTCTGACGGCGTTGCTGATGACCCTGCCGCTCGTCAAGACGGAAAGCGGCGTGACGACGGTCGAAGTGGCCGGCGAACTGATCTCGAAGCCGTACATCGACATCACGATCAAGCTGATGGCGCGCTTCGGCATTGAGGTGGAACGCATCGGTTGGGAGCGTTTCACCGTCCCGGCTGGGCAGCGTTATAAATCGCCCGGCCAGATCATGGTTGAGGGCGACGCGTCGTCGGCATCGTATTTTCTGGCTGCCGGGGCGCTGGGTGGTGGCCCGTTGCGCGTCGAAGGCGTCGGACGGGCGAGCATCCAGGGCGACGTTGGCTTCGCGACGGCGCTCATGAAAATGGGGGCGAATGTCTCGATGGGTGACGACTGGATCGAGGTGCGCGGCGTGGGCCATGATCACGGCAAGCTTGAACCGGTCGACATGGACTTCAACCTGATCCCGGACGCTGCCATGACGATCGCTGTTGCCGCGCTCTTCGCGGATGGCACCACGCGACTGCGCAACATTGCGAGCTGGCGAGTCAAGGAAACCGACCGGATTGCCGCGATGGCGACCGAACTGCGCAAGGTCGGCGCGAAGGTGGAGGAGGGCGAAGACTACCTCGTCGTCACGCCGCCCGCCAGGCTGACGCCGGGCGCCGCTATCGATACCTACGACGACCACCGGATGGCCATGTGCTTCTCGCTGGTGAGCCTGGGTGGCGTGTCCGTGCGGATCAACGATCCGAAATGTGTCGGGAAGACCTTCCCCGACTATTTCGATCGATTTACCGCGCTTGCGAAACCCTGA
- the cmk gene encoding (d)CMP kinase, with the protein MKPIRPFHQTPVITIDGPTASGKGTVAALVAAHLGFHLLDSGALYRLAALASLRYNIPADDPEALANLINDLHITFREGLAQLDGVDVSTEIRQEEIGNRASAIAVHAPVRAALVARQRAFRKEPGLVADGRDMGTVIFQDAVLKVFLTASVEARAARRHKQLIQKGFSANIDDLLRDLRERDERDSQRAAAPLKPAADAKLLDTSALSVDQAVDQVVQWFQTVSVKA; encoded by the coding sequence ATGAAACCGATCCGTCCCTTTCACCAGACGCCCGTCATCACGATCGACGGCCCGACTGCCTCCGGCAAAGGCACCGTGGCCGCTCTGGTCGCCGCGCATCTCGGCTTCCACCTGCTGGATAGCGGCGCGCTGTACCGGCTGGCTGCACTCGCCAGCCTGCGCTACAACATCCCCGCGGACGACCCAGAAGCGCTTGCAAATCTGATCAACGATCTGCATATCACATTCCGCGAGGGCCTCGCGCAACTCGACGGCGTTGATGTATCGACGGAAATCCGTCAGGAGGAGATCGGGAATCGGGCCTCGGCGATCGCCGTCCATGCACCCGTGCGGGCCGCGCTGGTGGCTCGTCAGCGGGCCTTTCGCAAGGAACCGGGGCTTGTCGCCGACGGCCGCGACATGGGGACGGTGATCTTTCAGGACGCCGTGCTGAAGGTGTTTTTGACGGCCAGCGTCGAGGCTCGCGCCGCCCGGCGGCATAAGCAATTGATCCAAAAAGGTTTTTCTGCTAATATAGATGACTTGCTTCGGGATTTGCGTGAGCGCGACGAACGCGATAGTCAACGGGCGGCCGCGCCGCTCAAACCCGCAGCGGATGCGAAGCTTCTCGATACCTCGGCGCTATCGGTCGACCAGGCGGTCGACCAGGTTGTTCAGTGGTTCCAGACCGTCAGTGTCAAAGCGTGA
- the rpsA gene encoding 30S ribosomal protein S1: MQILIFMSDLQTSTPNTESFAALFEESLTKQDMRAGEVISAEVVRVDHNFVVVNAGLKSEAYIPLEEFLNDAGEVEVQAGDFVSVAIDALENGYGDTILSRDKAKRLASWLSLEKALDNNELVTGTITGKVKGGMTVMVNGIRAFLPGSLVDTRPVKDTTPYEGKTLEFRVIKLDRKRNNVVLSRRAVIEATQGEERAKLLETLKEGAIVEGVVKNITDYGAFVDLGGIDGLLHITDIAWRRVRHPSEVLSVGQEVTAKILKFDQEKNRVSLGIKQLGDDPWEGISRRYPSGTRLFGKVTNITDYGAFVEVESGIEGLVHVSEMDWTNKNVAPSKVVQLGDEVEVMVLEIDEDRRRISLGMKQCKPNPWDDFSRNFKKGDKLQGAIKSITDFGVFIGLPGGIDGLVHLSDLSWSETGEEAVRKYKKGDEVEAIVLGIDVEKERISLGIKQLEGDPFSNFVAMNDKGSIVDGVVKSVDAKGAVVTLSADVEGYLRASEIAQDRVEDARNVLKEGDKVNAMIINIDRKSRGINLSIKAKDSAEQQEAIRGLAADTSSAATGTTNLGALLKAKLDGQNQ, translated from the coding sequence ATGCAAATTCTGATTTTTATGTCCGACCTGCAAACCTCTACCCCGAATACCGAATCTTTTGCGGCTCTGTTCGAAGAGTCGCTGACCAAGCAGGACATGCGCGCTGGCGAAGTGATCTCCGCCGAAGTCGTGCGTGTCGACCACAACTTCGTGGTTGTTAACGCTGGTCTCAAGTCCGAAGCCTACATCCCGCTCGAAGAGTTCCTGAATGACGCGGGCGAGGTAGAAGTGCAGGCGGGCGACTTCGTTTCCGTGGCGATCGACGCGCTGGAAAACGGCTATGGCGACACCATCCTGTCGCGTGACAAGGCGAAGCGCCTGGCTTCGTGGCTGTCGCTGGAAAAGGCCCTCGACAACAACGAACTCGTGACCGGCACGATCACGGGCAAGGTCAAGGGCGGCATGACCGTCATGGTCAACGGCATCCGCGCGTTCCTGCCGGGCTCCCTCGTCGACACGCGTCCGGTCAAGGACACGACGCCGTACGAAGGCAAGACCCTGGAATTCCGCGTCATCAAGCTCGACCGCAAGCGTAACAACGTCGTGCTGTCGCGACGTGCCGTGATCGAAGCCACCCAGGGCGAAGAGCGCGCAAAGCTGCTCGAAACGCTGAAGGAAGGCGCGATCGTCGAAGGCGTGGTCAAGAACATCACCGACTACGGCGCGTTCGTGGACCTCGGCGGTATCGATGGCCTGCTGCACATCACCGACATCGCATGGCGTCGTGTGCGTCACCCGAGCGAAGTGCTGTCGGTTGGCCAGGAAGTTACCGCGAAGATCCTCAAGTTCGACCAGGAAAAGAACCGCGTTTCGCTTGGTATCAAGCAACTGGGCGACGATCCGTGGGAAGGCATCTCGCGCCGTTATCCGTCGGGCACGCGCCTGTTCGGCAAGGTCACCAACATCACCGACTACGGCGCATTCGTCGAAGTTGAATCGGGCATCGAAGGCCTCGTTCACGTGTCGGAAATGGACTGGACGAACAAAAACGTTGCACCATCGAAGGTTGTGCAACTGGGCGACGAAGTCGAAGTCATGGTTCTCGAAATTGACGAAGACCGCCGCCGTATCAGCCTCGGCATGAAGCAGTGCAAGCCGAATCCGTGGGACGACTTCAGCCGCAACTTCAAGAAGGGCGACAAGCTGCAAGGCGCAATCAAGTCGATCACCGACTTCGGCGTCTTCATCGGTCTGCCTGGCGGCATCGACGGTCTGGTTCACCTGTCGGACTTGTCGTGGAGCGAAACCGGCGAAGAAGCTGTTCGCAAGTACAAGAAGGGCGACGAAGTGGAAGCGATCGTGCTCGGCATCGATGTCGAGAAGGAACGCATTTCGCTGGGTATCAAGCAGCTCGAAGGCGACCCGTTCAGCAACTTCGTTGCAATGAACGACAAGGGTTCGATCGTCGACGGCGTGGTCAAGTCGGTGGACGCGAAGGGTGCAGTGGTTACGCTGTCGGCTGACGTCGAAGGCTACCTGCGCGCTTCGGAAATTGCACAAGACCGCGTGGAAGATGCGCGCAACGTGCTGAAGGAAGGCGACAAGGTCAATGCGATGATTATCAACATCGACCGCAAGTCGCGCGGCATCAACCTGTCGATCAAGGCCAAGGATTCGGCCGAACAACAGGAAGCGATCCGCGGCCTCGCAGCCGACACGAGCTCGGCAGCAACTGGCACGACGAACCTCGGCGCGCTGCTGAAGGCCAAGCTTGACGGCCAGAACCAGTAA
- a CDS encoding integration host factor subunit beta has product MTKSELVAQLATRFPQLVLKDADFAVKTMLDAMSEALANGHRIEIRGFGSFGLNRRPSRVGRNPKSGEKVLVPEKYVPHFKPGKELRERVDGRAGEPLKAESPDDDL; this is encoded by the coding sequence ATGACCAAATCGGAATTGGTCGCCCAGCTGGCTACGCGATTTCCGCAGCTTGTTCTTAAAGATGCGGATTTCGCGGTGAAGACGATGCTTGACGCGATGTCGGAGGCGCTTGCCAACGGTCATCGCATCGAAATTCGTGGCTTCGGCAGCTTCGGCCTGAACCGTCGTCCTTCCCGCGTCGGGCGTAATCCGAAGTCGGGTGAGAAGGTACTGGTACCGGAGAAGTACGTACCGCACTTCAAGCCAGGCAAGGAATTGCGCGAGCGTGTTGATGGCCGTGCGGGCGAGCCGTTGAAAGCCGAGTCGCCGGACGACGATCTGTGA
- a CDS encoding LapA family protein, protein MKFIVWLIRVLVFVLLLVLAFANTQPATLNFVGGFVWTAPLIMIGLAFFVVGLLAGLASSIPAMFRLRLENGRLKRELRVARETPVVVEEPPLPPLI, encoded by the coding sequence ATGAAATTTATCGTCTGGTTGATCCGCGTTCTGGTGTTCGTGCTGCTGCTGGTGCTCGCGTTCGCCAATACGCAACCCGCTACGCTGAATTTCGTCGGTGGTTTCGTCTGGACAGCGCCATTGATCATGATCGGCCTCGCATTTTTCGTGGTGGGGTTACTCGCCGGGCTGGCTTCGTCGATTCCGGCGATGTTTCGGTTGCGGCTCGAAAATGGCCGCCTGAAGCGTGAGCTACGTGTCGCGCGCGAGACGCCGGTGGTTGTCGAAGAACCGCCGCTGCCTCCGCTGATCTAA
- the lapB gene encoding lipopolysaccharide assembly protein LapB, which translates to MDLDFWWLLVIPVAFAFGWMAARYDLKALLSESASLPRSYFRGLNFLLNEQPDQAIDAFIEVVKLDPETIELHFALGNLFRRRGETDRAIRVHQNLLGRADLPVNARDHALFELGQDFLKAGLLDRAEETYRLLESGDYALGAQRALLTIYEIEKDWNKSIDTARRLETMGAASLEKEVAQFHCELAQEALQQKNPDEARRQLELALKANPQSVRATILSGDVDTAGGAQEAAIVQWRHVEEQNSAYLPLVAEKLMKAYQALGRAEEGADLLTTWVDRYPSNDLLDVAYQYVASLRGSDAAHTLARTQMQKSPNLAGMTRLLEAQQATAEEPRRSELELMRTLIRQRTKNLPRYTCQNCGFRARLFYWQCPGCSGWETYAPRRVEPITASN; encoded by the coding sequence ATGGATCTGGATTTCTGGTGGCTGCTCGTCATACCCGTCGCGTTCGCTTTCGGCTGGATGGCGGCGCGTTACGACCTCAAGGCGCTGCTGTCCGAAAGCGCAAGTCTGCCGCGCTCGTATTTTCGCGGGTTGAATTTTCTGCTCAACGAGCAGCCGGACCAGGCCATCGATGCGTTCATCGAAGTCGTCAAGCTCGATCCCGAAACGATCGAACTGCATTTTGCGCTGGGTAACCTGTTCAGGCGTCGCGGCGAGACTGACCGGGCAATTCGCGTTCATCAGAACCTGCTGGGCCGGGCGGATCTGCCGGTCAACGCGCGCGACCACGCATTGTTCGAATTGGGGCAGGACTTTCTAAAGGCGGGTCTGCTCGATCGCGCCGAGGAAACGTATCGCTTGCTCGAGTCGGGCGACTACGCGCTCGGCGCGCAACGCGCACTGTTGACGATCTACGAGATCGAAAAGGACTGGAACAAGTCGATCGATACCGCTCGACGCCTTGAAACGATGGGCGCGGCTTCACTGGAGAAGGAAGTCGCCCAGTTCCATTGCGAGCTGGCTCAGGAAGCGTTGCAGCAGAAGAATCCGGATGAAGCGCGCCGGCAGCTCGAACTGGCGCTGAAGGCGAATCCGCAGAGCGTGCGCGCGACGATCCTGTCCGGCGATGTCGATACTGCGGGCGGCGCGCAGGAAGCGGCCATCGTCCAGTGGCGACACGTCGAGGAGCAGAATTCAGCCTACCTGCCGCTCGTCGCAGAGAAGCTGATGAAAGCGTATCAGGCACTCGGTCGCGCGGAAGAAGGTGCGGATCTGCTGACGACATGGGTTGACCGCTATCCGTCGAACGATCTGCTGGACGTCGCCTATCAGTATGTTGCGTCGCTGCGCGGGTCGGACGCGGCGCATACCCTGGCGCGTACGCAGATGCAAAAGTCGCCGAATCTGGCGGGGATGACGCGGCTGCTGGAGGCGCAGCAGGCGACTGCGGAAGAACCGCGTCGCAGTGAGCTGGAACTGATGCGCACGCTGATCCGCCAGCGAACCAAGAATCTGCCGCGCTACACGTGCCAGAATTGTGGTTTTCGGGCGCGTCTTTTCTACTGGCAGTGTCCGGGCTGCAGCGGTTGGGAAACCTATGCTCCGCGCCGGGTCGAGCCGATTACCGCGTCGAACTGA